The following coding sequences are from one Microbacterium sp. SORGH_AS_0969 window:
- a CDS encoding MFS transporter: protein MTLSAEPPAMSAGAPKPVRGDEPTPTEAFRREASPRRGFVFFLVLAAVGAGAAQMSAALLTLTLKATALDAAAATTIISVSSAIAGILTLVALPVLGALSDRSRSRFGRRRPFLLVALAAFLAGGALLIAAPNVPLFVAAHLLITLGFVATGVVTTALIADQLPRDRRGPASAFVSLSTAMGALVGIGISQPFGAELVPLVGLPTVFAVIAVGLLFVVLRDPQFDQPRERFDLKGLVGVFWVNPVRHPRFAAVFASRMLVFSGVAALNGYQAIYLLQRVHLQPADLGGAILLTVIVNVGISLLVAPAIGKLSDRLDRRKPFIIAAAIILGVGLVVASTATDFGFYLVACGIVALGQGVYFAVELALATRLVPDIDNPAKDLAIIKIADNLPVTIVAAVAPVLLAIGAGPAGPNFAALFIAGAVSAVLGGLVILFIKGAR from the coding sequence ATGACCCTCTCCGCAGAACCGCCCGCCATGTCGGCCGGCGCCCCCAAACCCGTCCGCGGCGACGAGCCCACCCCCACCGAAGCGTTCCGCCGTGAGGCGTCACCGCGCCGCGGTTTCGTGTTCTTCCTCGTGCTCGCCGCCGTCGGCGCGGGCGCCGCCCAGATGTCGGCTGCCCTGCTCACACTGACGCTCAAGGCGACCGCCCTCGATGCCGCCGCCGCGACGACGATCATCTCCGTCTCGAGCGCCATCGCCGGCATCCTGACGCTCGTCGCCCTCCCCGTGCTCGGCGCGCTCAGCGACCGTTCGCGCTCGCGCTTCGGGCGCCGTCGCCCCTTCCTCCTCGTCGCCCTCGCGGCGTTCCTCGCGGGCGGGGCTCTGCTCATCGCGGCCCCCAACGTGCCGTTGTTCGTCGCAGCTCACCTCCTGATCACCCTGGGCTTCGTCGCCACGGGTGTGGTCACCACGGCGCTCATCGCCGACCAGCTTCCGCGTGACCGTCGCGGACCCGCTTCGGCCTTCGTGAGCCTGAGCACCGCGATGGGCGCTCTCGTCGGCATCGGCATCTCGCAGCCGTTCGGCGCCGAGCTCGTCCCCCTCGTCGGTCTGCCCACGGTGTTCGCCGTCATCGCGGTCGGCCTGCTGTTCGTCGTGCTGCGCGACCCGCAGTTCGACCAGCCCCGCGAGCGCTTCGACCTCAAGGGCCTCGTCGGCGTCTTCTGGGTGAACCCCGTGCGCCACCCCCGTTTCGCCGCCGTGTTCGCCAGCCGCATGCTCGTGTTCTCGGGCGTCGCCGCTCTCAACGGCTACCAGGCGATCTACCTGCTTCAGCGCGTGCACCTGCAACCCGCCGACCTCGGGGGAGCGATCCTGCTCACGGTGATCGTCAACGTCGGCATCTCGCTGCTGGTCGCTCCCGCGATCGGCAAGCTCAGCGACCGCCTCGACCGCCGCAAGCCCTTCATCATCGCGGCCGCGATCATCCTCGGAGTCGGACTGGTCGTGGCATCCACCGCCACCGACTTCGGCTTCTACCTCGTGGCCTGCGGCATCGTCGCGCTCGGCCAGGGCGTCTACTTCGCTGTGGAGCTCGCACTCGCCACCCGCCTCGTGCCCGACATCGACAACCCGGCGAAAGATCTCGCGATCATCAAGATCGCCGACAACCTGCCCGTCACGATCGTCGCGGCCGTCGCCCCGGTTCTCCTGGCGATCGGTGCGGGTCCTGCGGGCCCGAACTTCGCGGCACTGTTCATCGCCGGTGCCGTTTCCGCCGTGCTCGGTGGACTGGTCATCCTCTTCATCAAGGGAGCACGTTGA